Genomic segment of Salvia hispanica cultivar TCC Black 2014 chromosome 2, UniMelb_Shisp_WGS_1.0, whole genome shotgun sequence:
taagaaatgtaatggaaagtgagttgaaaaagttggtgggatgtgggtcctacttttaaagtattagttttataataaaatgtgagtagaaatgagttagtggaatatggggtccactacaaaaaaatggtaaaagtgaagtgggacaaattatgtgggacgacccGAAATGGGATACagggtcgaattatctgggacggggggagtactcaataaaatgtgagttgaatgggtagtggaatgtggggcatATTATCATTTCTTAAATATTCTAATTGAGACTTCTAAAATGGAACGGTATAAAATGGAAAGTCGGGATTGCTAAAGTGAGACGGAGTGAGTatgtttttatcaaaataagttATTCATATCACacccataaatataattgccGACGCCCTGAAACTAAACCCAAAAATCTTACTAGTACGTGGCTGTTGTGATGGGAAATTGGACATGTAGAGTatgtttttatcaaattaacgTATTCATATCACAACCATAAAGATAATTGCCGACGTCCTAAAACTAGGTAAGAGTTCAaccaaaaaatctcaattgttGGTACGTGGCTGCAGTGATGGAAGTTTGGACTTTAGTGAAAAAGAATTAATtcgtcaaaaatcaaaatatcgtGTCACGCACTTGAGTTGAAAGCTCAAGTCATGGGATTCTATTATTCATCAACATGTCACATTCgacaataaataatactacaatcTTCTTTCGATCTCCAATTTTCTAAAGCATCAATGATCATAAATATTGGCCCAATttatattgtaaaataaaacaatatgaatatttgaGTGAAAACATATAGTCGAATGACAATGAAGTATTGCATATTGCACATGCCGCGTAGGGGTCttttttgaagaatcaagtgaaaaatataaaccaaTGTGCATATTctgttaaattttttcattaatactCTTACTGTATTCACGTTATTCTTATGcgttaaaacttaaaagcaAACATTACTCtaacaattttgaattatttttcgtTACAACActaacaattttttcaacattttgtcgtaaaataatctaattgtGATGGCCCATATGGGACACGATGTTACGCTTATTTTGTATTCACTGTATTGTTTTTTTGGCTGAATTAGTGAATTTCCTATTAATTcgttaaaaataataaatataaaaaggaaacaaaGGAATTAAgtcattatataaaaaaacaactcACCTAAATTAAGATGCTAGAAGGATCTATTCTCTGGGGTCGTCCTGAACTGAAAGATGGCAGTGCCATTTGTTTAAATTTGGGTACATTGAAAGTAACCGTAGTTATCACTTATCACTTATCTGCGATGTTACGTGTTTTCTATCCTATCGgattagtttaatttaatgcAATCACACTATATAAATTGGGCAGGTGGTTAAACGCAATCTCTAATTAATGGAGACTATTCTTTAGATCTATATGTAGAATTGGATACCAATTTTAAGTTTCATTTCAAATCAAATCTACAGTTTTAAAACTCACATTTTCATTACATGcaatgttattattattagtattttttttattatagttataTATGGCAAAATGAAtcgatttaattattaataacatATAGACTACATTTGTTTGCTGAGATAAATAGACTACAAAACTAGTACTCTGTTCTGTTCGATAGTATTAGAGTTATTTTGCCATCTTGGTATGTTGCATAGTAATgaagtcatttcttttttttttaagtaaaagtcaacacatttctttttcacttacttttttctctctttaaatTTCTCATCTCTACTTTCTCATCTctcatactctctccgttggcttatagttgagtcattttttcatttcgtgAAGTTtgctcatagttgagtcattttcatatatagtactccctccgtcccataaaagttgagtcgtattcttttttagtctatcccaacaaagttgagtcatttccttttctaacaaaagacaaaacatctaatcactcttactttattcaactctctcttatctttcttactttttttcatttctcctatttatttaatataaattcttaatctccgtgcccaaaagttttatatcaacttttatgggacggagggagtaactttttttctctcttaatttactctctcttactttattatctctacattattcactttctactttattctctctacctttttctctctcttacttttttatctatttatttaacacactcaacattcatttcttaaaccccgtgccgaaaagtttcgcctcaactatgagggaacggagagagtagtactttattactccatccgtccacgaaaaatagggcacattcaaaaaaggaaagttgtcaacaactttttccttctctcttactaataatatggaccccacatttcactaacacaACTTCGctcttactttttcccctgctatcttattttattaattctaaattaaaactcgtgttatTGACAAAGTGCCCTATTTGTTGTGGACTgaaagagtattttttatttaatactatattactCACCTTTTCTTTAATCTCAACGCCGAAAAAGAAGGTATGTTGttcatttctttgttttgggATATAACATCGCACCCACACAGACTTCATCCGCACCCTATATCTAGCCGATCGTAATTGTTTCAACGGTCCAGAAAAAGCGTTTTCCTACTACCATGAGGCACAGTGCAGAGTATCGCAACTCTTAGCATACGCAGTTTGCGTTGTCGTTTTAAATCCCCCACAAAATACAGTCATATATCATCGAATTCTCTTCAACGCCAACCGTTTCTACTTGTTTCTCTGTTATTGGAGAAGAATGGCTGCAGCGGCGGAGGAAGTCGTTCCAAAGAAAGCTGAAGCGGAGGAGGCACCACCAGCTGTGGCCGTGACGGAGAAGTCCAACGAGCCTGCTGTCCCGCCACCTCTCGACGACTCCAAAGCTCTTGCAAGTAAATCCTTTCTTCAattctctcactctcacttAAGCTACAGCTCATCTATTCAAGACTCTGTTGTGAACAAAGTCATTATCCCTGCTTttgtttcaatatttttgttaaagaaGATGctaaagattgaattttggTTGCTGGGAATTCATCACTTGTTGCTGTAATTGAGCTGAACTAATTCACACTAGCTATATTAATTACTGGCTAGCTACATTGAATAAATTGATCACTTCTTAGAATGATTCATCAACCTTTTTATTCAAATCTGCGATGAACTGGGATATTTTCTAATGTGTATGATACTTGTGACAATTCTTTTTCAATATGTTATTGAAGGTTTTCTATGTTAATATTGATGAAATGTTTATCTTGATAGTATATAGTAAACAGATTATCTGGTGATGATTAATTGGTTGCTTCTCCTTGCATATCAAGATTGAACAATACACACACATAATTACAAGTCATGGCTCATAAAAAACATTCGATGATGTCAAAACAAGAGCCATTAGCTCTGTAAGTTCTGATTGAAATTGAAGTGTGCGACTGTTTTTGTGTGCTGCAGAGATCCCTGAACCCGTTGTCAAGAGCAGCTCGAAAGGGTCCCTCGATAGAGGTGAGTTTCTTGCTCGAATTGATACTTCTATAGAAGGGTGATTCGGTTTAGATGCAGTAAAACTTGTGTTTAGTCTTAGAATTTGGATTTTGCTCTCTGTACTAGTAGCAGGAGTTGATTATatcagaaaatgaaaatgaaaatgaaaatgaaatgtggaTAAGCAGATATGTTTTGTAGGGAATGggattgaaatttgaaatgattggagcaaattaatttatgaagaAGTTGGACTGTCTGAATTTTGTAGATGTTGCTCTTGCAAAGCTCGAAGATGAGAAGAGGTTGTCATATATCAAGGCATGGgaagaaagtgaaaaaacCAAAGTCGAAAACAAGTAGGGCTTATCTACAtctcttctcttttctcttcttccaaCATGTTCTTGTATGAATCCGGTTCATCCTTACCATGCTTTTCGCCTCAACGATGGCACGTTGAAGTTCATAGCAATTTCTCACTATAATCGAGAGTGGTAGTAATTCTTTCCTATGATGAGGCAGGGCACAGAAGAAGCTCTCAGACGTTGCATCGTGGGAGAACACAAAGAAGGCCGCCCTTGAGAGTGAGCTGAAGAGCATTGAGGTAATACCCACATTCTTAAACTGATGAAGCTTCATTATGATTACAAGTTATTTACAAAACCGAGCAATGAGACAAACCACATATACTTGtcaaaggaaaaaattgagaagaagaagggagAATACGCGGAGAAGATCAAGAACAAGGTGGGACTAGTACACAAGCAAGCAGAGGAGAAGAAGGCCATGGTTGAATCCAAACGCGGAGAGGAACTGCTCAAAACTGAGGAGACAGCTGAAAAACTCCGTGCAACGAAGCAAGCTCCACCAAAGGCTTGTGGATGCCTCGGAGGCTAAAACACTAGTGAATCTATCACCTATCTCCACCAACAAAATGGTTGAATATTGAAgcttagtttttaaatttttcttatGTATAGATAGTGTCTTCTGTTGTGTGATTCTACTACTATGTTATGCCATATATTTGTATTGTAAACAAGAAGACAATGATCTTGAATAAATCCACTGCAAATTGTTCGAATCTTCCTACATTCTCCTATTACATCTGGCGTTTCACTATCACATGTATTGCAACACAAAATGTTAAAAAGTTGATGCAGGAAATGAAAGTGGGAATAGCTCAGATTTGTGCAACTTCTTCCATTGCAAAGCTACCAAAGTTTGCAGctcaaaaacacacaaaacagAGCTTCCAATTTTGTAACTAGACAAAGCCATGTTGAGGGGAGGAATGGAACAAACTATCAGTATTAAAATCTGGATACAAGTTGTAGCAATCAGCATCTCCCAAGAAGCTCATATCATTGTTGCATGGAAAATCCAGCAGCAGCTGCAGTGTAGATTCAGAGGAGTCTTCCACATCAGATTTGATCCTCTTGCAGTCCCTCGAACCGCTGTGTTTACTGCTTGGATCCTCCACCAACGGGCGTGCAACCTTGAGCTCGACTTCAGTGGTCGTGCCTGATATCGAGCAGCACTTGTTGGAAGCAGAGGAGGATGGGCTCGAGGATTGATTATTCTTGATCTTGAACTTCCGGAAGGTCTCTCCAACCTCGGAGTTCCAGAGGCGGAGGAAGTGGTCACCTCCCCCGTGCGACTCCCTGGAGAGACGGGCCTCGGCTTCAACCCTGGCCCCCTCCCACTGCGCCATGTGGCGCGTGGAAGGCAAGCCTCCCCCGTCCAACGACGGGGAGGGCTCGTGGGTCTGAGGGTCGATGCCCATGAGCATTAGCCGCTTCTTGAGATGCGTGTTCCATAGGTTCTTGATCTCGTTGTCTGTTCTGCCCGGGAGCTGGGAGGCGATGGCGGCCCATCTGAAGCCGTAGATTTTGAAACATTTATCAACAAGATCAAGGGTTGAGATT
This window contains:
- the LOC125207463 gene encoding remorin-like, with amino-acid sequence MAAAAEEVVPKKAEAEEAPPAVAVTEKSNEPAVPPPLDDSKALAKIPEPVVKSSSKGSLDRDVALAKLEDEKRLSYIKAWEESEKTKVENKAQKKLSDVASWENTKKAALESELKSIEEKIEKKKGEYAEKIKNKVGLVHKQAEEKKAMVESKRGEELLKTEETAEKLRATKQAPPKACGCLGG
- the LOC125207462 gene encoding transcription factor MYB17-like, which encodes MGRAPCCEKKGLKKGPWTPEEDDKLVEYIDKHGHGSWRSLPKLAGLLRCGKSCRLRWTNYLRPDIKRGPFTPEDEKLVIQLHAILGNRWAAIASQLPGRTDNEIKNLWNTHLKKRLMLMGIDPQTHEPSPSLDGGGLPSTRHMAQWEGARVEAEARLSRESHGGGDHFLRLWNSEVGETFRKFKIKNNQSSSPSSSASNKCCSISGTTTEVELKVARPLVEDPSSKHSGSRDCKRIKSDVEDSSESTLQLLLDFPCNNDMSFLGDADCYNLYPDFNTDSLFHSSPQHGFV